A genomic window from Streptomyces broussonetiae includes:
- a CDS encoding barstar family protein, whose protein sequence is MSEDLAGRYLVTLDLDGVVDKAGLMDRVARALALPDWFGRNWDALADSLTDHTVWPEGAVEQGLLVVVRGWQPYAKARPEEWRTAQEVFTEAGDRTPSLVVALALGGTS, encoded by the coding sequence ATGAGCGAAGACCTGGCGGGCCGCTACCTGGTCACGCTGGACCTCGACGGGGTCGTCGACAAGGCCGGCCTGATGGACCGCGTCGCCCGCGCCCTGGCGCTGCCTGACTGGTTCGGCCGCAACTGGGACGCGCTGGCCGACTCCCTGACCGACCACACCGTCTGGCCCGAGGGGGCCGTCGAGCAGGGGCTGCTCGTCGTCGTCCGGGGCTGGCAACCGTATGCCAAGGCGCGTCCGGAGGAGTGGCGGACGGCCCAGGAGGTGTTCACGGAGGCGGGAGACCGTACGCCGTCCCTGGTCGTCGCGCTGGCTCTTGGAGGAACCTCCTAG
- a CDS encoding ribonuclease domain-containing protein produces MPRRSPSPSRARSLTLPRALAGLLAVVLAVLLAGCSSGSHASSRSGTGPGASAPAWAHGMGTVRESQLPAEARRTLALIDQGGPFPYTKDGVAFGNFEGHLPKHQRGYYHEYTVNTPGSRDRGARRIVTGQGGEIYYTDDHYNSFRAVLR; encoded by the coding sequence ATGCCCCGACGGTCCCCGAGCCCGTCCCGTGCGCGGTCCCTGACGCTGCCCCGTGCCCTCGCGGGGCTGCTGGCCGTCGTTCTTGCCGTCCTGCTCGCGGGATGCTCGTCCGGCTCGCATGCGAGTTCCCGTTCCGGTACGGGGCCCGGTGCGTCCGCCCCGGCGTGGGCCCATGGCATGGGCACCGTCAGGGAGTCCCAGCTGCCGGCCGAGGCCCGCAGGACCCTCGCCCTGATCGACCAGGGCGGCCCTTTCCCGTACACCAAGGACGGGGTCGCCTTCGGGAACTTCGAGGGGCATCTGCCCAAGCACCAGCGCGGCTACTACCACGAATACACGGTGAACACGCCCGGCTCGCGCGATCGCGGGGCCCGGCGCATCGTCACCGGCCAGGGTGGGGAGATCTACTACACCGATGATCACTACAACTCGTTCCGGGCGGTGCTGAGATGA